TCAACTCCTTTGGGTAAAGATAATACCGAagcattgctcaacttttgcttaaGAATCTCAATGGATTCTTGTTGTTTTGGAGCCCAATCAAATTTCACATTTTTACGGGTCAAAGAAGTTAATGGTGCAGCTATCctcgagaagttctcaatgaatcttctataatatccagctaaacctagaaAGTTGTGAATTTCTGTTGGTGTCTTTGGTGCTTCCCAGTTCATAATGGCTTCTATCttggcgggatctacttggatgccacgctcactaacaacatgtccaaggaattagacttcgcgaagccagaactcgcacttggagaatttagcatataGCTTCTCCTGTCGAATTAATCCTAAGATACatcgaaggtgcttctcgtgtTCAACTTGGCTACGAGAATAGATAAGTATGTCATCTatgaagacgatgatgaacttatctaagtaTGGTTTGCAGACTTTATTCgtgaggtccatgaatgctgcaggtgcattagtgagcccgaaaggcatcactaaaaactcgtaatgtccataactcgttctgaatgctgtcttaggtACATCTTCGGTTCTAACcttgagttgatgatacccagatcttaAATCAATattcgagaaatagcttgccccttggagttggtcgaataaatcatcgatcctgggcaaaggataacgattcttgatcgttaccttatttaattcacgataatcaatgcataagggcattgatccatccttcttcacaaacaatattggagctccccaaggcgaagagctgggttgtatgaaacctttttCCAGTAAGTCATCCAATTGAGTCCTGAGTTCTTTCATTTCAGTAGGCGCTAGACGATAAGGAGCTCGTGCAATAGGTGAAGACCCTGGTAGAATGTCTATcctgaactctacttgcctctcaagaggtaatccaggtaactcgttAGGAAAGACATCAAGATACTCAGAAATGATTGGAATATCTTCGAACTTAGGCTTCGGGTCATTcacagtcacttgtgccatgtagatgacacatccGCTCTTCAGACACTGCGATACCTTGAGAATAGACACATTGTTGGGCAAACCATATTGTGTATATCCTTATAAATAGTGACGGATTCACCAGAAGGGGTTTTTATAATAACTAGCTTTTTATcacaggcaatttgggcttggttatgtgacaattcaatccatgcctaaaactatatcaaacccagccaatttcattggcaagagggatagcgggatagaatgattcttaatggatataaagcATCCATCAAGAAGGGTTGAagctgtttctaaggtaccatcagcaagctctacctcatattttatgtctagagtcttaataggcaaTTTCAGTAACTTACAAAACTTATGGTCTACAAAAGACATatcagcaccggaatcaaataaaactCTAGCATAGTTATTAttaatgaggaaggtacctgttatgacattctCGTCATTCACCGCTTCCCTATCATTTATCTGAAAAACTCTCGCATCCGTTTTCTTCGCCTCCTCGGGCTTCTTAGCATTCTTGGGGAaattggtcttgatgtgccccttttcattgcaaccgtaacaggttgcatccttaatGTTTCGGCACTCTACAGACTTGTGCCCTTTCttcttgcaaatcccacatggttTGGCTTGTGGGTCTTggttgcactttccaaagtgcctTTTGTGGCAAGTCTTGCACCTGGGCTTGTCATTTGACTGCCCTTTCTTGGAACCAGAGTTCCCTTTGCCCTTCTTGTTCAGTTGAGGAGACTTGTCTTCCCCCCTCTTCCTCTTCCCATCATCGATAGCTTTCTTTGCCCTACTCCTCACAACAtcaagagtaagggacaaagatagatCCACAGCGGATCTATAGGTAGCAGGCTTAGAAGCCTTGACATTTCCTTTCACTTCAGGGGCTAgaccaccgatgaaacgcgcaatgcgtttgggTTCAGGAATGACCAAGTATGGTACAAGCCTCGACATCGAGTTGAAACTGGTCACATAGGACCTACAATCCAAGTCCTTCATCACCAAGATGAGGAAGTCAGTTTCAATCCTCTCAACTTCATGCTGAGGACAATATGTGTCCTtcaccagatcaacaaagttgtTCCATGAAAGGTTGTACAAAGGAACCTTCCTAGTGGATTGCAACAATGCTTTCCACCAAGTGAGGGCATACCCTTgaatgattgagacacaaacttcaTTATGTCGTCCTTAGCACATCCGTTGATGTCTATCACAAtctccatttcatctaaccattTCATCTAATCGATTGCTCCCTTTTCTCCTATGAAATCCCTCGGTTTTCAGGAGACGAAGTATTTATAGGTACAACCCTTGGTGTACCGGGGAGTCTGTTCGAGGACAACCTGCCTCTGTGGTTCACTTCTCTGATTAGACGAGTGTTGAGACTCGTCCTTCTTCAGTGTATGCGAATGAGATAAGGACTTTGAATGAGTTTTAGACCGAACAATACTCGGTTCCTTGAACTTATTATCAACAGCCTGAGCAACCGCTGCGGTTATCATCGCTTGCAATTCAGCACCAGTGATATTAATCCTGGTATTGTTGTTTTCTTCCACGGGATAATTGTTTGCTTTGTCAGAGCCAGCCATGATTCATGTACTATATCAAACAAGAATgatatatttaaattatataatgaatcatcgcattgatgatcagatggtcatggtattattaaaccatatagaccattttaaataaaatcaaTTTAATCATGATTAGCCTAGGCTACAATAGAACCATTATAAGCAATTAATAGGATATAATCCtttatatttattagacaggggatataaatcacaactgtcaatgtcatGGAAGTCATTTTCATGTAGCACAAGGCTCGTCTCGAAGGACATTtagatggcacaaaaggccttgtcacaaggacGATTAAAATATAACCAATGATCTCTTGGATCAGTGATCTTTTAAGGGTTGAACATAGTTCATTgcctttttgacaagaagtttatagataaaactatcattgtcattattacacctttgcttataagcatgcatctcaaatggatgttttggtgtatacatcatattaatgtttattagccatgattcacaTTGATCATAAAGGCTATTAAAGTGACTTGGAAAGATCCAAGTACATTTGGAAGCTTGTGTGGTTTCTCGTACCGcacagccaggaatgttaacatgttttcagatgttaacagggatttattgtcttaaaaaggttgtaccattATAGCCATTTAAtattttggctaggttatacctctaagaacttctttggcagatcaattaaATATTGAAATGATATAGCATGATAATGTAATAAAATACAtatttaaaatccaaaaagaaattCCATTAAACATTAAACTATTACAAAggtgccctaaacgggtcttgaAAAGAACATACTGCCCACGCAAGGGCTACAGAAACAGAAataagtcctcgcagggactaggTACTAAAAATAAAACATCCTCATAGGGACTTGattgaaaacaaaataaaaaataaaataaacaactttCTATTTCTTTTTGCCTTTGATAAGACTTGCAAGGCCCTTGAGAAAGCTGTTGTGGATCTTTTTGGTTTCACCTGCTTTACGCTCAACCCTGTCTAACCTCTGTAGAATCTCCTGAGTTTGCTCTTGTtggggaggaggaggttgctgACATGGTGGGTATTGATACCCCTGCACCGGATATCTAGTTGGGTAAACTGGAGGGTAAGAAGAAGGATAAAGTGCATTGTACTGTGCTGCCGTAAGATACGGACCTTGGGTTCCATAACCCGCAGAGGCTTGATATCCATAATCCCCAGTGGTTGGATATCCAGATGGGTTATACCCATACGAAATTGGGTAAATCGGTATCGGGTTGTCGAAACCCACTGGCGGTGTCGGTGGTGCATAAGAAACTGGCGGACAATCGTCTTCCGGCACCGCGTGCgagggtccacccatttgtgggtcctcGGGGATAGGAGGGTAAGAGCTTGAACCTTGAGGGGAACTGAACCGTGGTCCCCCTCGCACGGATATTCGTGCGTTCCTCCTTCGCCTCGGCGGCTCGGGAGGTGGCTGAGGTGGCTGTTGAGGCGGCTCCTCAATAGGAAGAGGTGGAGAAGTGACAGCTTGAAGGTAAGGCTCATTCAAAGGAGGTTGAGCCGGGGAGTTATGATATGAAGGGGTGAATTCCCATTCATACTTTACCCACCTTTCATTAAATGAATCGGGCCCTTGGTACGGCGATCCTTGATATGGAGAACCGCTTGAGATGCTGATAGGGTGGCCCGGTGTTCCGGTTTGCAGTTCAGGGTCCGGGTCGTCATACATCTCCATGTCGTGAGGAAAGTGATCCTCGGGTCCCAAAGGGTTGTAACCTAGAAAGTCGTTGACATAGTCATTGGGGTTGAACTGGGCTGGAGAGTTAGTGGAATCCGAGTgatgaaaagaatgagaatgCAAGGAATGATAGGATTGATGGGAATGACGGGAATTATGCGAATGATGTGAATCATGGGAGTGTTGGGAATGTTGGGGCTCGTCTGGAATAGGCGGCCCGAATGATGGATGAAAAGAGGGTGATGAGCTCAACGACACCGAGTGTCTCGCGGGTTTGTAAGAATGACCCCAATGGTCACGGGAATCTAAACTAGAAAATGACGTAGACGGGGTGAGCCTATGGGAAGGTCCTGCATGTGCTGACGGTCCACCTTTCATTGGACCCTTTCCTTTGCCTCGTACTCTTGGCGGCGTTATTGATGATTATACCtgtcaaaacaagtaaaacaaaataaaatataaacagcAAAAAGGAAAGTTAAGAATACATCCTAGGTCATTGGCCTAGACTCAgaagtctaaggaatgtgcttattgtgtcactgagattaaacacaaaaggttagtgtttaattcactcaatgttggctctgataccaacctgtcacaccctgatatttccacatattaccggtgggcccggcggggagtatcgtgacgtagttgatatcatcattgtcaatacacacaatataatagcaTACCGGAAGGCttggtaaataaactattacaaaccataatgtctgagtgtccgaataaaagaatatacagacttggttgtaataagatccataggcagatcataaataaaataagaGAAACTAAAataacagacttcaggtatctagggacttgcaagatcctcttatacgacacctaatagctccagcctatttacgagaggtacctgtcaataAGTCTTtagaaaatacatcagtttacactggtaaatacaattaactgactcttttgaaaacatttatgaaaattgatttaagtgcacatggcacaaatcttttataacttgggacaattatttaaagataatcttgtatacagatttacatgtttgtcatacaattggggcccgttagaagccggtcatgattaactggctcaccacttatagaacccacaaaggagttatccccaacatgtaggtttatattttagcatttgcatctgtcaggtgtatgcctataccccgtgcataggtcgtggccattttcaaatgaaatgagccgaggatatccaggacacggtcgaattaacccccaatgtttatgttatcaaacaagacagattaaaatgtgttatgtaaatttattaatcacaatccgattaaatgatttcatacccgaccaagtggtattattataataccatatcccaagccgtataaaggaaaataagttaaaagtatttacccgAGCTAATGTGAAAGGTAACTCAGCCGTATAATCCTAAAGCTTTATGATGATACCTTCTACTGGATGCTacttaatctgtatagaaggtttaataagctagtaggatgctaacgggtctttagttaagtcaaagacttagaccggctagctagaaagaaactttacgtttctaaacgctagattaagcggagaccggaatagaatgtgatttaaacccgacaagcttggatacttgtataatatgggtaagctaaacacattctggaatttgaggatttaatgataaggtttaacccgtttcgattattttacgtaaactagtcacataagccgatccgaacgcataaacacgtaacgggtaaccaaatgaattatatatAGGTCTcaaatgttattatgcttaaaatatgttaatacattagtaggatgttaacatatatgcccaaaaagtaattaaaaccaatttaagtcctgtaagggcattttggtcattttaatgattataaaagagattttataacaaactgaagttctggtctttggtaatcaataaaaatatttattttatctaattacatcagtaagatactacatatatgtgaggtttaccatttatggccaaactatgccccgaaagggcattttggtcatttcacatatgcttttaaggacatttttggaAATCTAAGTTcataacttatacctactgtaataatatttaaatttgtttaaaaattcagtagATAACAActcttaggtgttaaatatggttttaaaccatactatgcacctaattagtgtaaaactcgctaattgacgataatcaaGATGTTTATGTAAATCTAAGATTTTGATAAGTTTTAAATgctaaaaataatttatttaatgtatgaaatcagtaggaaaaggtttggcattcaaatcatttgttaatctcattttatgaatggaaagggtattatcgtcatttaccgaattacacaagaactctatAATCTAAACAGATTATAATCTGACAAAAAATCttaaaattccttaaaaataatatcttaatagtaggtaatgagttttggttcaaaatccaagtttaaacatgtattatgcaagatatcgcaatttaattaacaaaaagcttctaattacgatatcgagcataacttctATGtgagaccaagaactgatgtcaaattttcgggacaatcTTATATATTAGTAgaaaaggtttttgtcctctcacatttctaaaaatctcatttatatgtcaaaagggcatttgcggcatttataagcatattaacaaacaagagcatataattcaaactactaaggaccaagcaatataactccagagggttatactaatgAATAATGTGGTCCTGATGGAAGCCTAAAGCATGGGAGAATtaagcttaaacgggtcagaactgaaagtcaaagcaaaagtcaagcttttgcgaatttcggttataaactgaccttagactgataattgtcgggttagacctgattaaacatgttctaatactaattaccaagtcattagaatgttaaaatataatttagaacctttgTTTTATTAATGggaaattggatttaaataatcccaactcactgttattggccaataataatcccaactcatttaatcaccaacaataatccgaactattcacttttgtttgtaaaatactcccagttaaaaaaacactaactaggttaaaaaattgctgacatggcaggtgacgtggcatgccacatcagcaaatttgCTGACGTGGCAGTTGATGTGGCATTTTTTATGACGTGGCAGCTGACGTGGCTGTCTACGTGGCATTTTTGATGGCGTGGCAActgatgtggcaggtgacgtggcatgccacatcagcaattttttaacctagttagtgtttttttaactgggagtattttacaaataaaagtgaatagttcggattattattggtgattaaatgagttgggattattattggctaataacagtgagttgggattatttaaatccaatttgcctttattaatttaaatcatttttaaactttctgtccagtttgactttttgactaactagtttgacccgacaattaagtagtcaaacgaaataattaggaggtgccattttaagggttaatcacctaccttaatatggtTTCATAACCACTCTCATTTTGGTCAGTGGCTGGACCATTTAtgattaaaccgaaagtcaaagcttaattatgatatgtttgacttttcggtttttaagCTAATTAAAAGGACTAAGCAGGGATTAAAACTcttacttaaggtccttgctatcttttctacacttgacaATCTTCTCCTAATGCTTGCTAGCTCCAGAGGTGAGTTTTGTATTGTTGTTGCAAATGAATGTGCATAAGAACAAGAACTAAAGCTCCTTATATAGCATAATGCCAAGTCCCTAGATGTTTGCATCTGTTTTGGAGGTTCCTAGGATCACCTCAGGTGTCCTAGTGGTAAAATAAATCCGTCCAACAGCCCCTAGTATCGATTGCAACATGTTAAAGTCGGTTCTGCAGCTGAACTTGCATCTGTCCAAACTTTTCCGCGTT
This is a stretch of genomic DNA from Helianthus annuus cultivar XRQ/B chromosome 16, HanXRQr2.0-SUNRISE, whole genome shotgun sequence. It encodes these proteins:
- the LOC110887945 gene encoding extensin-like, with product MEMYDDPDPELQTGTPGHPISISSGSPYQGSPYQGPDSFNERWVKYEWEFTPSYHNSPAQPPLNEPYLQAVTSPPLPIEEPPQQPPQPPPEPPRRRRNARISVRGGPRFSSPQGSSSYPPIPEDPQMGGPSHAVPEDDCPPVSYAPPTPPVGFDNPIPIYPISYGYNPSGYPTTGDYGYQASAGYGTQGPYLTAAQYNALYPSSYPPVYPTRYPVQGYQYPPCQQPPPPQQEQTQEILQRLDRVERKAGETKKIHNSFLKGLASLIKGKKK